The segment GGCGCTCATGGGGGTGGTCAACGGCGGCATGGCTTTGTTGTTGGTCTCTCCCGTCAATCGAGGGCGCGCCCTGGTGCTGGCGGCGCTGACCGCACTGCTGAGCGGCTTCCTTGTCGGCGCGTTCACCCATCGGTACGCCGCGTGGCTGGCGCGCCTGGAGGGGGCTTTGCAGCGGCTGGCGGAAGGCGATTTCCAGGCCCGCATTTTGGCCCCCCAACGCGCACGTGAGCATGCCTTGCTTACGGCTTTCAACCAGACCGCCGAGCGTTTGCAGGCCCATGCTGCCGGGTTGGCCGAAGTGCAGAGCCGCCTGGCTGCCATCGTTGACCATGCTGCTGAAGGTGTGGTCATTACCGATGCTGCCGGGCATGTGCTGCTCCTCAACCCTGCTGCGGCGCGCCTGCTGCAGGTGGACGCGGCAACCGCCACCACGCGCGTGTTGGCCGAAGTGGCGCCTTTTCCCACGCTGCTTTCGTTGTGGGAAGCCTGCTTGCGTGCCCCCGAAAAGCAGACCGATATTGTCGAGGTGCCTTCACGCGGCCTAGTGTTGCAGGTGACGGGAGTAACCTTTGGGGAAGGCCGCCAGTGCCTGTTGCTTTTGCATGACTTGAGCCGCTTCCGCCAGATGGAAACCATGCGGAGCGATTTCGTCAGCAACCTTTCTCACGAATTGCGCACGCCTTTGGCTGGCATGAAAGCCGTGGTGGAAACCCTGAGCGAAGGCGCGTGGGAAGATCCCCCTGCCGCGAAACGCTTCTTGCGTCACATGGAAACCGAACTGGACAATTTGATTCAAATGGTCGAAGAGATGCTGACGCTTTCGCGGCTGGAATCGGGCCAGGAGGTGCTGCAAAAGGAATGGCTGTGCCCGGAAGACATTTTGCACGAGCCAGTGGCTCAGTTGATGCCTTACGCCAGGCGGGCAGAGGTGGCGCTGGAAGTGCAGTTGCCCCCCGGCCTGCCGCCGCTGCTCGCCGACAGGCGGCGCATTCAGCGGGCAGTGCTCAACCTGGTGCACAACGCCATCAAGTTCACGCCTGCAGGGGGGCGCGTGGTCGTGGCTGCGGTGGAAGGAGCGGACGAGGTGGTTTTTACCGTGCACGACACCGGCCGCGGCATTCCGCCCGATGACCTGCCGCGCATTTTCGAGCGGTTCTACAAATCTCGCGATAGCCAGGGAAGCGGCCTTGGCCTTGCCATTGCCAAGCATACGATCCAGATGCACGGGGGGCGCATTTGGGCTGAGAGTGTTGAAGGGCAAGGCAGTATGGTGGGGTTTGCGTTGCCCAAGGGCGTTGAAGCCCCGGCCGTTTTTTGTTAACCGCATGTTAGCATTCCCTTATCTCGCCGTTAACTTTGCCGTGCTACCATTGCGGTGACAATCACAATCATTGAATGGAGGAGAAAATGCGCAAAGTTTTTCTGTTCATCGTGCTGGCCGGTGCGGCACTGGCCGTGGCTGCCTGCGGCGGCAACGCTGCTTCTGCGGGGAACGGCCAGCAGGCAGGCCCCATTGTGTTGAACGGCGCAGGCGCGACCTTCCCGCTGCCGGTTTACAATGAATGGATTCAAATGTACAAGTCTGTGCAGCCCGATGTCACCATCAACTACCAGGGCATTGGCTCAGGGGGCGGGCAGAAGGCCATCATGGACGGCACAGTGGATTTCGCCGGCTCGGATTCCCTGTTGAGTGAGGCGCAATATCAAAGGATGCCTGACTTGCAAATGCTGCCAATGGTGGCGGGTGCTGTGGTGCCGATTTACAACCTGCCCGAGGTCAAAACGCTGGTCTTGGACGGCCCCGCGATGGTGGGCATTTTCATGGGGAAGATCACCAAATGGAACGACCCCGCCATTACCAAACTTAACCCCGGTGTGAACCTGCCTGACCAGACAATCACCGTGGTGCACCGCTCCGATGGCTCGGGCACGACGGAGATTTTCACTTCTTACCTCGCGGCGATAGACCCGACGTGGAAAGAGCAGATTGGGGTTGGGAAAGCCGTGGAGTGGCCGGCCGATGCAGCCGGTCATGGCGTGGGGGGCAAAGGCAACCCTGGCGTGGCGCAAGCCGTGCAGTCCACGCCTTACAGCATTGGTTACGTGGAACTCGCCTACGCGAAGAGCAATAACATCCCGATGGCGAAGCTGGTCAATGCTGCTGGTAACACCGTGGAAGCCAACGCCGCCACCATGCAAGATGCCATGGCCTCGTTTGCCGATGCTTTCGATGCACATCTGACCGCCGAGATCGTCAACGCCCCTGGTGAGAACGCCTGGCCGATCATGGGCTACACTTACCTCATTGTCCACATGAAAGATTACAAAGACTGCGCCAAGGCCAAAGCGTTGGTGGATTTCATCCACTGGGCGTTGACCGACGAAGCGGCTGCGAAGAAGGCTGCCGACCTCGGCTATGCCACGCTGCCCCCTGCCGTGCAGGAGAAGGTGTTTGCCAAACTGCACCAAATGGAATGCAACGGGCAGAAGGTCTGGCCGTAGAGCCTCTTCGCCTTCTCGCCCCACCCTGCTGCGCCCTTGGGAGGACGAGTAGCCGCGTCATTCGTGGTGCGCAAAGTTGACCCCAGCGTGCCTTTATGGCATAATGAAGGCACGCA is part of the Chloroflexota bacterium genome and harbors:
- the pstS gene encoding phosphate ABC transporter substrate-binding protein PstS codes for the protein MEEKMRKVFLFIVLAGAALAVAACGGNAASAGNGQQAGPIVLNGAGATFPLPVYNEWIQMYKSVQPDVTINYQGIGSGGGQKAIMDGTVDFAGSDSLLSEAQYQRMPDLQMLPMVAGAVVPIYNLPEVKTLVLDGPAMVGIFMGKITKWNDPAITKLNPGVNLPDQTITVVHRSDGSGTTEIFTSYLAAIDPTWKEQIGVGKAVEWPADAAGHGVGGKGNPGVAQAVQSTPYSIGYVELAYAKSNNIPMAKLVNAAGNTVEANAATMQDAMASFADAFDAHLTAEIVNAPGENAWPIMGYTYLIVHMKDYKDCAKAKALVDFIHWALTDEAAAKKAADLGYATLPPAVQEKVFAKLHQMECNGQKVWP
- a CDS encoding PAS domain-containing protein, giving the protein MRGLSLRVAALTTALMGVVNGGMALLLVSPVNRGRALVLAALTALLSGFLVGAFTHRYAAWLARLEGALQRLAEGDFQARILAPQRAREHALLTAFNQTAERLQAHAAGLAEVQSRLAAIVDHAAEGVVITDAAGHVLLLNPAAARLLQVDAATATTRVLAEVAPFPTLLSLWEACLRAPEKQTDIVEVPSRGLVLQVTGVTFGEGRQCLLLLHDLSRFRQMETMRSDFVSNLSHELRTPLAGMKAVVETLSEGAWEDPPAAKRFLRHMETELDNLIQMVEEMLTLSRLESGQEVLQKEWLCPEDILHEPVAQLMPYARRAEVALEVQLPPGLPPLLADRRRIQRAVLNLVHNAIKFTPAGGRVVVAAVEGADEVVFTVHDTGRGIPPDDLPRIFERFYKSRDSQGSGLGLAIAKHTIQMHGGRIWAESVEGQGSMVGFALPKGVEAPAVFC